Proteins from a genomic interval of Sphingobacterium sp. SYP-B4668:
- a CDS encoding proline dehydrogenase family protein, with protein MSNIAAPGKLSFDNTEIAFKSKSDKDLERAYWLFKMVASNTLIKIGTPLTNFSLNIGLPIQGIIRNTIYKQFCGGETIAGCAPAIAHLGQNNVGTILDYSVEGEDTEAVFDYTCQEVLRTVAAAKNNPNIPFSVFKPTGLGRFELFEKVNAKKELSDVEQVEYQKMWDRTNRICKACYEADVKVLVDAEHSWIQDVIDDIAREMMELYNKEKPIVYNTYQLYRHDKLASLKADFAYARTQGFFLGAKTVRGAYMEIERDRAIEKGYPSPIQPTKEASDVDYNDALLFCLDNTEHIGLMAGTHNEESSLLLAEEMNKRGIDHKNQHIYFAQLLGMSDNLTFNLAAEGYNVAKYMPYGPVKAVMPYLFRRAQENTSVGGQTGRELSLIIKEKKRRKQAKR; from the coding sequence ATGTCAAACATAGCTGCCCCCGGTAAATTGTCCTTTGACAATACCGAAATAGCATTTAAAAGTAAAAGCGACAAAGATTTAGAACGTGCATATTGGCTATTCAAAATGGTCGCCAGCAATACTTTAATAAAAATTGGCACACCCCTCACCAATTTTTCGCTCAACATCGGCCTTCCTATCCAAGGCATCATCAGAAACACGATCTACAAACAATTCTGTGGAGGTGAGACCATAGCGGGCTGTGCTCCTGCTATTGCTCACCTAGGCCAGAATAATGTGGGTACTATCTTAGATTATTCGGTAGAAGGCGAAGATACAGAAGCTGTATTTGACTACACCTGCCAAGAAGTTCTTAGAACGGTCGCCGCAGCAAAAAACAACCCTAATATTCCATTTTCAGTATTCAAACCGACTGGACTCGGACGGTTCGAACTCTTTGAAAAGGTAAATGCAAAAAAAGAACTATCAGACGTTGAACAGGTAGAATACCAAAAAATGTGGGACCGTACCAATCGTATATGCAAAGCATGCTACGAGGCTGACGTCAAAGTACTAGTAGATGCCGAGCATTCGTGGATCCAAGATGTAATCGACGATATCGCGAGGGAGATGATGGAGCTTTACAATAAGGAAAAACCTATTGTGTACAACACCTACCAACTATATCGTCACGATAAATTAGCGTCTCTGAAAGCCGATTTTGCCTATGCTCGTACCCAAGGATTCTTTTTAGGAGCAAAGACGGTCCGCGGAGCTTATATGGAAATCGAAAGGGACCGTGCCATAGAAAAAGGATATCCATCACCTATACAACCTACAAAAGAAGCCTCAGACGTCGACTATAATGATGCACTATTATTTTGTCTAGATAACACCGAGCACATTGGATTAATGGCCGGCACACACAATGAAGAGAGCAGCCTGTTATTGGCCGAAGAAATGAACAAACGAGGTATCGATCATAAAAATCAACATATATACTTCGCTCAATTATTAGGAATGTCCGATAACTTGACATTTAATCTTGCGGCGGAAGGATACAACGTGGCAAAGTATATGCCCTATGGCCCCGTCAAAGCGGTAATGCCTTATTTATTTCGTAGAGCTCAGGAAAATACCTCTGTTGGTGGACAAACAGGCCGTGAGCTTTCCCTTATTATTAAGGAAAAGAAAAGAAGAAAACAAGCTAAACGATAA
- a CDS encoding RNA-binding S4 domain-containing protein: MQTFKLEGEYIQMIQLLKVMNWVEHGAMAQMVVTEGYVKYNGTVDYRKRLKVKVGDVVEFDGQQVKVV; this comes from the coding sequence ATGCAGACGTTCAAATTAGAAGGAGAGTATATCCAAATGATTCAATTGCTTAAAGTAATGAATTGGGTAGAGCATGGTGCGATGGCACAGATGGTCGTGACGGAGGGATATGTAAAATACAATGGTACCGTAGATTATCGCAAACGGCTAAAAGTGAAGGTAGGAGATGTGGTTGAATTTGATGGCCAACAGGTGAAAGTAGTTTAA
- the aroB gene encoding 3-dehydroquinate synthase — MQVINSLGYQVIFDDSLVSLKTFLAERQYSKVLVLVDRNTNDHCLGALQVVFNDLEDYDIIEVDPGEENKNIDFCIGVWKTMLDFGADRKSLMINLGGGVVTDMGGFAAATFKRGVDFVQIPTTLLSQVDASVGGKTGIDLDNVKNIIGTFTQPQAVFINTQFLKTLDDRQLTSGFAEVIKHGLIYDRDLYNNVKELKVRDIAADIIFRSVEIKNEVVSQDPTEKGLRKILNFGHTIGHAIEGYSLFNDNNPLLHGEAIAVGMICEGYLSHKLTGLPEEELNDLIATFRAYFPDYRIAIENYDDFFTLMKNDKKNVGDKIGFALLSSIGKCEYDQYVGEELIIESLDFYRELISR; from the coding sequence ATGCAAGTAATAAACAGTCTAGGTTATCAAGTGATATTTGATGATTCTTTGGTTTCATTGAAAACATTCTTAGCTGAACGCCAATATTCAAAAGTTCTGGTCTTGGTCGATAGGAATACAAATGATCACTGTCTGGGGGCACTTCAGGTGGTCTTTAATGATCTTGAGGACTATGATATCATTGAGGTAGACCCTGGTGAGGAAAACAAAAACATCGATTTTTGTATCGGTGTATGGAAGACCATGTTAGATTTTGGTGCCGATAGGAAGAGTTTGATGATTAACTTAGGTGGTGGTGTCGTTACGGATATGGGTGGTTTTGCAGCTGCAACATTTAAGCGGGGGGTAGATTTCGTGCAGATACCAACGACATTGTTGAGTCAGGTCGATGCGTCGGTTGGAGGTAAGACCGGAATAGACTTGGACAACGTGAAAAATATTATCGGGACGTTTACCCAACCCCAAGCTGTATTTATCAATACACAATTTTTGAAAACATTGGATGATAGACAGCTGACCTCGGGATTTGCGGAAGTAATTAAGCACGGATTGATATATGATAGAGATTTATATAACAATGTCAAGGAATTAAAAGTGCGTGATATAGCAGCTGATATTATCTTCCGTTCGGTGGAGATAAAGAATGAGGTAGTCTCGCAAGATCCAACTGAGAAGGGATTGCGTAAGATTCTTAACTTTGGACATACTATAGGACACGCGATCGAGGGATACTCGCTTTTCAATGATAACAACCCATTACTACACGGTGAAGCGATCGCTGTCGGGATGATTTGCGAAGGATATCTTTCTCATAAATTGACGGGACTGCCTGAAGAAGAATTGAACGATCTGATAGCCACGTTCCGAGCATATTTTCCCGACTACCGCATTGCAATAGAAAACTATGATGATTTTTTTACACTGATGAAGAATGACAAAAAGAATGTCGGTGATAAAATTGGTTTCGCACTGTTAAGCAGTATAGGTAAATGTGAGTACGATCAATACGTTGGTGAGGAACTGATTATTGAAAGCCTTGATTTCTATCGCGAGCTTATATCTAGGTGA
- a CDS encoding ThuA domain-containing protein, translating to MKRTVILFVLAMLLIHFCPAYAQLANKRVLIFSKTSGFRHSSIEHGTAVLKKMFEAQGVLIQHSEDAALFSDAGLSELDAIIFLSTTGDIFNESQKAAFEKFIRSGKGFVGIHAASDTEYNWPWYGQMVGGYFASHPAVQEATIHVVNRKHLSTKHLESDWKHRDEWYDFKNVQPDNKVLMKLDEKSYKGGKMGDNHPIAWYKEFDGGRIFYTGLGHTEEAYDDIDFQKHVLGGLKYVLGGN from the coding sequence ATGAAAAGAACGGTCATTTTATTTGTTTTGGCAATGTTGCTGATTCATTTTTGTCCTGCTTATGCTCAACTGGCTAATAAGCGTGTGTTGATTTTCAGTAAGACCTCGGGATTCCGGCATAGTAGCATCGAGCATGGAACCGCGGTTTTGAAAAAAATGTTTGAAGCGCAGGGAGTTCTTATCCAACATTCGGAAGATGCGGCCTTGTTTTCGGACGCGGGACTCTCTGAACTTGATGCCATCATATTCTTGAGTACAACAGGGGATATTTTTAATGAATCGCAGAAAGCCGCATTTGAAAAATTCATTCGATCGGGAAAGGGGTTTGTAGGCATACATGCGGCCAGTGATACCGAATATAACTGGCCTTGGTATGGACAGATGGTGGGTGGTTATTTCGCTAGCCATCCAGCGGTACAGGAAGCTACTATCCACGTGGTGAATCGCAAACATCTATCTACCAAGCATCTTGAGTCCGATTGGAAACATAGAGATGAGTGGTATGATTTTAAAAATGTACAGCCAGATAATAAAGTATTGATGAAGTTGGACGAGAAGTCTTATAAAGGAGGGAAAATGGGTGATAATCATCCAATCGCTTGGTATAAGGAATTTGATGGCGGAAGAATATTCTATACGGGCTTGGGTCATACGGAAGAAGCTTATGACGATATCGATTTTCAAAAACACGTTTTAGGCGGATTGAAATATGTACTAGGTGGGAATTAA